GATTCCCGTTTAACTTTGCCTCATGAAACTTCCGAATCATGGCTGGCAACACATGGGATGACTTCAAATCGAAATTATCATGTGTGCCGTATAAATTGGTCGGCATTAAACTCACATAGTCTTTTCCAAATTGTTTGCGAATGGCTTGACAGGTTTTTACACCGGTAATTTTTGCGATCGCATACCATTCATTGGTAGGCTCCAAGCTATCTGTTAAAAGGTAGTCTTCTTTTAACGGCTGAGGCGCAAACTTGGGATAGATGCAAGAAGAGCCCAAGAAAATAAACTTGTCAACGTCACTTTGCAAAGCGGTATCAATCAAATTATTTTGGATCTGCATATTTTCCATTAAAAACTGATACGGAAAATCATTATTGGCCAAAATACCCCCCACACGAGCAGCGGCATCAATAACAACTTCCGGCGACTCCTCCTCAAAAAATGCTTGGACGGCCACCTGGTCACGTAGATCCAGCTCAGCACTACTTTTTCCAATAAGGTTTGTATAGCCTTTTGATGCTAATATTCTCCAAATAGCTGCACCCACCATTCCACGGTGACCAGCAATGTATATCTTTGTATTTTTTTCCATCAAAAATGTTTTTTCGGCTAATCCAATAATTTTGACTGATGCTTTTCAAGCATGTTATAAATTTTCTTGACGTCCTGAGATTTTTCCTTTTGTATAATCAAAAACGCATCTTTGGTATGCACGAATATGGCTCTTTTAAGCCCTACAAACCCAGTAAAAATATCCGTCCCGATTACTATATTTCCTTGATCGTCTTTTGGGTAACCGCTATCGATAAAATAATCGTACAACGATTCAAAAGAACCCAAATCGGACCAGTCAAAACTTGTCG
The genomic region above belongs to Sphingobacterium zeae and contains:
- a CDS encoding GDP-L-fucose synthase family protein; the protein is MEKNTKIYIAGHRGMVGAAIWRILASKGYTNLIGKSSAELDLRDQVAVQAFFEEESPEVVIDAAARVGGILANNDFPYQFLMENMQIQNNLIDTALQSDVDKFIFLGSSCIYPKFAPQPLKEDYLLTDSLEPTNEWYAIAKITGVKTCQAIRKQFGKDYVSLMPTNLYGTHDNFDLKSSHVLPAMIRKFHEAKLNGNQPVTLWGSGTPMREFLFVDDMAASVIFALENTLPEHLYNVGTGEDLTIKELAELIQQVVGHEGEIVWDSSKPDGTPRKLMDISKMHELGWKHEVELKEGIERTYAWFLANEGQYKEVKL